The following are from one region of the Rhodopirellula sp. P2 genome:
- a CDS encoding glycoside hydrolase family 10 → MGQMHFDVPDAANEFFESTRWEDAYLCGIEGVPWQSRNVHANGRFTLTRGVDTSAKLFLTCPIPSIGYRQLSTCSLRCLDNAHRLFVELARGSCYRVRVQADVWQRGGLVLSDRFDDLLTRGTKRFLDATQCAPEGPSCVEAALEAIEALELASNELGDLFASQSVAYRRSRENRLCTMLAVGVLPPLPATEVTPDIQSGRAGNSIDEQTTITRAFNAAAVRINWGEIETDSGRPNYEPVDEALTACSQMGLRVIGGPVIDYRKGLLPDWLTLLDDDFDKLMSTMISFVEKTVEHFRGRVNLWNAASGLNVAGPLGFDDEQVMRFSIGILQTIRRCDPNTPVLMSLDQPCGEYLARDDQGISPLHFADALLRSGLGLAGIGLNFRFGFEEGDTHPRSAVEFGQIIDRWATLNAPLMVQLSVAGAPGKDAAARLPIQTRPLSPVISDDPDAWAKAQFEFVQPLIQTLLSKQIVHAVVWDGWSDQHPHLTPHAGVIDAKGRPRPMLAYLTKIREEMLM, encoded by the coding sequence ATGGGGCAGATGCATTTTGATGTCCCTGACGCAGCGAACGAGTTCTTTGAATCGACTCGTTGGGAAGATGCGTATCTGTGCGGCATCGAAGGTGTGCCGTGGCAATCTCGGAACGTTCACGCCAACGGACGCTTCACCCTGACCCGTGGTGTCGACACGTCCGCCAAACTGTTCCTGACCTGCCCGATTCCCTCCATTGGCTATCGCCAACTCAGCACCTGCAGCCTGCGTTGTCTGGACAACGCCCACCGACTCTTTGTCGAATTGGCGCGCGGCAGCTGCTACCGCGTGCGAGTTCAAGCCGATGTGTGGCAGCGCGGCGGGTTGGTGCTCAGCGATCGCTTCGACGATTTGCTGACACGAGGCACCAAGCGGTTCTTGGATGCCACCCAGTGTGCCCCCGAAGGCCCCTCGTGCGTCGAAGCGGCGTTGGAAGCCATCGAAGCACTGGAACTGGCGTCGAATGAACTCGGCGATTTATTCGCGAGTCAGTCCGTCGCCTATCGACGCAGTCGTGAAAACCGGTTGTGCACGATGTTGGCGGTCGGTGTCTTGCCGCCCTTGCCTGCCACCGAAGTCACCCCCGATATCCAGTCCGGTCGCGCCGGCAATTCCATCGACGAACAAACCACAATCACGCGAGCGTTCAATGCCGCCGCGGTGCGGATCAATTGGGGCGAGATTGAAACGGATTCCGGGCGTCCCAATTACGAACCCGTCGACGAAGCCTTGACGGCGTGCTCGCAAATGGGCCTGCGTGTGATCGGTGGCCCCGTGATTGATTACCGCAAAGGGTTGCTCCCGGATTGGTTGACGCTGTTGGACGATGACTTTGACAAACTGATGTCGACGATGATCAGCTTTGTCGAAAAAACGGTCGAGCATTTTCGCGGCCGCGTGAACCTTTGGAACGCGGCCTCGGGGTTGAACGTGGCCGGCCCGTTGGGGTTTGATGACGAACAAGTCATGCGGTTCTCGATCGGGATCCTGCAAACCATCCGCCGCTGCGATCCCAACACGCCTGTGTTGATGTCCTTGGATCAGCCCTGTGGCGAATACCTGGCTCGGGATGATCAGGGAATCAGCCCCCTGCATTTCGCCGACGCTCTGCTGCGAAGTGGGCTGGGGTTGGCCGGAATCGGTCTGAATTTCCGGTTCGGTTTCGAGGAGGGTGACACGCATCCACGGTCGGCGGTCGAGTTCGGCCAAATCATTGACCGCTGGGCGACACTGAATGCGCCCCTGATGGTGCAACTGTCGGTGGCCGGTGCACCCGGCAAAGACGCGGCAGCACGCTTGCCAATCCAAACGCGTCCGCTGTCGCCGGTGATCAGTGACGACCCCGATGCCTGGGCCAAAGCTCAATTCGAATTCGTGCAGCCACTGATCCAAACGTTGCTATCCAAGCAAATCGTTCACGCGGTGGTGTGGGACGGATGGTCGGACCAGCACCCTCACCTGACCCCGCACGCGGGCGTGATCGACGCCAAAGGCCGGCCACGTCCCATGCTGGCCTACCTCACCAAAATTCGCGAAGAAATGCTGATGTGA
- a CDS encoding zinc-binding alcohol dehydrogenase family protein, protein MKAVALTRYLPIDDPNSLMDVELDRPEPSGRDLLVATQAIAVNPVDYKVRAPKDQVEESPKVLGWDAAGIVEAVGPDVTLFQPGDEVFYAGDITRQGSNSEFQLVDERIVGSKPKSLDFAQAAALPLTSITAYEAFFERLGIDVNGANQGETILIVGGAGGVGSIGIQLAKIAGLTVIATASRPETIQWVTDLGADHVINHRESLRPQIESLGLKYVDFIALFNDTDGHWDAATDLIRPQGHIVSIVENSRPLAQDTMKTKAASFSWEFMFARSMFQTPDMIEQHNLLNQIAAWIDEGRVRATANNVKSPINAANLRQSHAELESGKAIGKIVLKGWA, encoded by the coding sequence ATGAAAGCCGTCGCCCTCACTCGATACCTGCCGATCGATGATCCCAATTCATTGATGGATGTGGAACTGGACCGGCCCGAACCTTCGGGCCGCGATTTGTTGGTCGCAACGCAAGCGATCGCGGTGAACCCGGTCGATTACAAAGTCCGAGCCCCGAAAGACCAAGTCGAAGAGTCGCCCAAGGTCCTGGGCTGGGACGCCGCCGGGATTGTCGAAGCGGTGGGGCCCGACGTCACGTTGTTTCAACCCGGAGATGAAGTCTTCTATGCCGGTGACATCACACGGCAAGGCTCGAACTCGGAATTCCAGTTGGTCGACGAAAGGATTGTGGGCTCGAAACCCAAGTCGTTGGATTTTGCTCAAGCCGCTGCGTTGCCACTGACTTCGATCACAGCGTACGAAGCCTTCTTCGAGCGACTTGGGATCGACGTCAACGGTGCCAACCAAGGGGAAACGATTTTGATCGTTGGCGGTGCCGGGGGAGTCGGCTCGATCGGGATTCAGCTTGCCAAGATCGCAGGCCTGACCGTGATCGCCACCGCATCGCGTCCTGAAACCATCCAGTGGGTGACTGATCTGGGGGCCGATCATGTCATCAATCACCGAGAATCGCTGCGACCGCAGATCGAATCACTTGGCCTGAAATACGTTGACTTCATCGCGTTGTTCAACGACACCGATGGACACTGGGACGCGGCGACGGATTTGATTCGTCCTCAGGGACACATCGTTTCCATCGTGGAAAACAGTCGCCCGCTGGCTCAGGACACGATGAAAACGAAGGCCGCGTCGTTCTCGTGGGAATTCATGTTTGCACGTTCGATGTTCCAAACGCCCGACATGATCGAGCAGCACAACCTGCTCAACCAAATCGCTGCTTGGATCGATGAAGGTCGCGTGCGAGCCACCGCGAACAACGTGAAGTCGCCGATCAACGCTGCGAATCTGCGGCAGTCGCACGCTGAACTGGAGTCGGGAAAAGCGATCGGGAAGATTGTGCTGAAGGGCTGGGCCTGA
- a CDS encoding outer membrane protein assembly factor BamB family protein, whose protein sequence is MSRFQCCLAVCLSFLLSDFHVNADDWSRFRGPNGSGIASSNEPVPVRWSPTQNVKWKLALPGAGVSSPIVVGDKIFVTCYSGYGLDRGNPGDINQLKRHLVCVNAKSGEMIWEKSIDAVQPEDPYTGAGVPSHGYASHSPVSDGKNVYVFFGKTGAFAFDFDGNQLWHTALGTESDSHRWGSASSPILHGDKVIVTASAESQALVALDKTTGEELWRQEAKGLDNVWGTPALAKTENGVDLVVGVAGEVWGINPDNGKLRWYALAGESDQASTSAIVDEEVVIIVGSRGSGSMAVRAGGQGDVTDSHVAWTGSDSGRFATPVAYNGTVYLIANDVLTRTDEESGEMVDRIRLSGGSGSAGGGRGGSDYASPIVVNGKLYYVKGNGDMFVFDVQNELKQLAVNRTTTETESFSGSPAYSNGNLFVRSDKHLYCVVAGPFDESSDPAPAAEAPEENETAQRGDRGRGGAGRGAPGRGEQGGGFGRGGFGNRGGGGDRGRAGGRGGFGGQREDNRPDRPQRPPLEEVTNN, encoded by the coding sequence ATGTCCCGTTTCCAATGTTGTTTGGCTGTTTGCCTGTCGTTTCTGCTCAGTGACTTTCACGTCAACGCCGATGACTGGAGTCGCTTTCGCGGTCCGAACGGGTCGGGAATTGCAAGCAGCAATGAACCGGTTCCGGTTCGCTGGAGTCCGACACAAAACGTCAAGTGGAAACTCGCCTTGCCCGGAGCAGGTGTCTCCAGCCCGATCGTGGTCGGCGACAAAATCTTTGTGACTTGTTATTCGGGCTATGGACTCGATCGAGGCAACCCTGGCGATATCAATCAACTGAAACGACATCTCGTTTGCGTGAATGCCAAATCCGGCGAAATGATTTGGGAGAAATCGATCGACGCGGTTCAACCGGAGGATCCCTACACGGGTGCGGGTGTGCCTTCGCACGGGTACGCCTCTCACTCACCGGTGTCGGATGGAAAAAACGTGTACGTGTTCTTTGGAAAGACCGGTGCGTTTGCCTTCGATTTCGACGGCAACCAATTGTGGCACACCGCGTTGGGAACCGAATCGGATTCGCACCGTTGGGGCTCCGCTTCCAGTCCCATCTTGCACGGCGACAAAGTCATCGTGACCGCATCTGCGGAAAGCCAAGCTCTTGTGGCTCTCGACAAGACCACGGGCGAAGAACTCTGGCGTCAAGAAGCCAAGGGACTGGACAATGTGTGGGGCACACCGGCACTCGCGAAAACCGAGAACGGGGTGGACCTGGTCGTGGGAGTGGCCGGTGAAGTTTGGGGCATCAACCCAGACAACGGCAAACTTCGCTGGTACGCGTTGGCCGGTGAATCCGATCAAGCCAGCACCAGCGCGATCGTCGACGAAGAGGTCGTGATCATCGTGGGAAGTCGCGGCAGCGGGTCGATGGCCGTCCGAGCAGGAGGCCAAGGGGACGTGACCGATTCCCATGTGGCTTGGACCGGTTCCGATTCAGGACGCTTCGCGACGCCGGTGGCGTACAACGGCACGGTCTATCTGATCGCGAACGACGTGCTGACTCGCACCGACGAAGAATCAGGTGAAATGGTCGATCGCATTCGACTCTCAGGCGGCAGCGGCAGTGCAGGTGGCGGACGCGGTGGTTCGGACTACGCCTCCCCCATCGTCGTCAATGGCAAACTTTATTACGTCAAAGGCAATGGCGACATGTTCGTGTTCGACGTGCAAAACGAACTGAAACAGCTCGCGGTCAATCGCACCACGACCGAGACAGAATCCTTCAGCGGATCGCCTGCATACAGCAACGGCAACTTATTCGTTCGCTCGGACAAGCATCTGTACTGCGTTGTGGCCGGTCCCTTTGATGAGTCATCCGACCCGGCACCAGCTGCCGAGGCACCCGAAGAAAACGAAACGGCGCAGCGTGGCGATCGTGGCCGAGGTGGCGCAGGTCGCGGTGCCCCAGGCCGCGGGGAACAGGGCGGAGGTTTCGGACGTGGTGGGTTCGGCAACCGAGGTGGTGGCGGTGATCGTGGACGAGCTGGCGGACGCGGAGGCTTTGGCGGTCAACGGGAAGACAACCGTCCCGATCGCCCTCAACGACCGCCACTGGAAGAAGTCACCAACAACTGA
- a CDS encoding cysteine hydrolase family protein produces MNEFAPHDEHPDPLREIYHESFVDNPAHSEFLVGRNTALLCIDLQYLDAAPGCGVFADGNNHGVSVESQKYYFDRLSETVLPNVRRLQEAFRRRNLEVIHTRIQSLTQDGRDRGKGHKRLDLLAAPGSREAEFLTEVAPLPDRDEIVINKTASGVFSSTNLHYVLKNMGIESLFVVGVYTNECVETTVRDACDLGYLVTLVEDCCATVTPELHNATLATLRDRYARVMTIGEVIETVVNLIPAKTNG; encoded by the coding sequence ATGAACGAATTTGCACCGCACGACGAACACCCCGATCCGCTTCGCGAAATCTATCACGAATCATTTGTCGACAACCCAGCCCACAGTGAGTTCCTGGTGGGGCGGAACACGGCGCTGCTGTGCATCGACTTGCAGTATTTGGACGCGGCTCCAGGGTGTGGTGTCTTTGCCGATGGAAACAACCACGGTGTTTCGGTGGAGAGCCAGAAGTATTACTTCGATCGGCTGAGCGAAACGGTGTTGCCCAACGTGCGACGGTTGCAAGAAGCGTTTCGGCGCCGCAACCTTGAGGTCATCCACACTCGCATTCAGTCGCTCACGCAAGACGGACGAGATCGTGGCAAGGGTCACAAACGTTTGGATTTGCTGGCGGCCCCCGGTTCGCGTGAGGCCGAGTTCTTGACGGAAGTCGCACCGTTGCCCGATCGCGATGAGATCGTCATCAACAAAACCGCCAGTGGCGTGTTCAGTTCCACGAATCTGCACTACGTGCTCAAGAACATGGGCATCGAATCCCTGTTTGTGGTCGGTGTCTACACCAACGAGTGTGTCGAAACGACCGTCCGGGATGCCTGTGATTTGGGATACCTCGTGACCCTCGTCGAAGATTGCTGTGCGACCGTGACGCCGGAGCTGCACAACGCGACACTGGCCACGCTTCGGGACCGGTACGCCCGCGTCATGACGATCGGCGAGGTCATCGAAACGGTTGTGAATTTGATCCCAGCCAAGACCAACGGCTGA
- a CDS encoding DEAD/DEAH box helicase, giving the protein MDWIAEDQLGSLGLLMGEAVERLVDSHDQGFDSRAAMLTVKTPTLTQGDNGVRFDFQVVGNREKQQTVALEIVPKIDEDDPGGVGELTSECQCGCVAFLRDQSCPHTLAAAWWLQEQIARRSGNGQLIEFLGGLKADAVAAGKQFVDELLRRAKNSRPALAEDAEPTRLQWRVRVNMASQTAPLTITPFEQKQRKGGKGWTKGREVRSFDLLDQNLLTDPLDSKIASLTSVPTHGVHDDNYAIFEALRMLAGHENVAWDDQNALPVEIFCSQLLLTLQPVEVEKSNKPKASKSQSESEPPTKKTPAKKAKKRSGKSANELLDNVTTTLTMPESEPEPVRSVAPTDTMMVDDLIADDEKVEVQFQPRLSVDGIDIDVQKCETVVGGLSPVEPAIILADAEDDRIVLCTLADPAAIGIIQFLLRGDYRDTLLDHATASRLALAAGSIDSLIRVELPPQLAGPIVPAPCELVLQMRPRPGAGLKVSLRVHESRLRDSLVPGDAPELVPCLAETGPIRLQRDLKAELETADKTIQRFGLNRLSHESTMEWVALTDHAALDLLGRLHDAGDEAPRIVWPEGETFRVRGEITPKSLRIKIDDSPDWFGMTGTVTVDGVDVPLQDLLMAVREDRQLVRVGDRRFAKISEAFRKRLTQLGDTLVSEKGQLRLAGAAVPLARDVLGDDVTLETTATWHQAIERLDSLQDWAPDRPEGLDATLRDYQLDGYRWLARLSRWGVGGVLADDMGLGKTVQTLGILVERGPTGPALVVAPTSVGENWVREAEKFTPALTGKLYRDCDRDEVIKTSGPNDLLIVSYQLLQRDAKRFASRAWHTLVLDEAQFIKNSQTKTSQAIRTLQADWRLGLSGTPLENHLGELWSLFRTLSPGLLGSWQRFRSRFAEPIERHNDADRRESLARLVRPFVLRRTKDKVLKELPPRTEITLRAELSVPERKLYEDARLAALAELTAGGGAPSHEGRRRIQTLSWLTRLRQLACHPALVEPSWKGTSSKLQLFLSLVEELREGDHRALVFSQFVKHLSVVRAALDERGISYQYLDGATPSHERQRRVDAFQNGEGDLFLISLKAGGTGLNLTAADYVLHLDPWWNPAVEDQATDRAHRIGQERAVTVYRLVAERTIEEQILQLHADKRELVAGILDGTDAAAKLQTQDLIDLIKAEMS; this is encoded by the coding sequence ATGGACTGGATCGCGGAAGACCAACTCGGATCGCTCGGATTGCTGATGGGCGAGGCGGTGGAGCGTCTCGTGGATTCACACGACCAGGGTTTCGATTCCCGTGCAGCCATGCTGACGGTGAAGACTCCCACCCTGACGCAAGGCGACAACGGCGTTCGCTTTGATTTCCAGGTGGTCGGCAACCGAGAAAAGCAACAAACCGTTGCTCTCGAGATCGTTCCCAAAATCGACGAGGACGATCCGGGCGGGGTCGGTGAATTGACCAGCGAGTGCCAATGCGGATGCGTGGCGTTCCTGCGAGACCAATCGTGCCCGCACACGTTGGCTGCGGCCTGGTGGCTGCAAGAACAAATCGCTCGGCGAAGCGGCAACGGGCAGCTGATCGAATTCCTGGGTGGCCTGAAAGCCGATGCGGTTGCGGCCGGCAAGCAGTTCGTCGATGAACTGTTGCGACGAGCCAAAAATTCGCGTCCCGCGCTGGCCGAAGACGCCGAGCCCACGCGATTGCAGTGGCGGGTGCGCGTCAACATGGCGTCCCAAACAGCCCCGCTGACGATCACGCCGTTCGAACAGAAACAACGCAAAGGTGGCAAGGGTTGGACCAAGGGCCGCGAGGTTCGCAGCTTCGACCTGCTCGATCAAAACCTGCTGACCGATCCGTTGGACAGCAAAATCGCCTCCTTGACGTCGGTGCCCACCCACGGCGTTCACGACGACAACTACGCCATCTTCGAAGCCCTGCGAATGCTGGCAGGCCACGAGAACGTCGCGTGGGACGATCAAAACGCGTTGCCCGTGGAAATCTTTTGCAGCCAACTGCTGTTGACGCTGCAGCCGGTCGAAGTCGAGAAATCCAACAAACCCAAAGCATCCAAGAGCCAATCGGAAAGCGAACCGCCGACCAAGAAAACGCCTGCCAAAAAAGCCAAGAAGCGATCGGGCAAATCGGCCAACGAATTGCTGGACAACGTGACCACCACGCTGACCATGCCGGAATCCGAACCGGAACCTGTCCGCAGCGTTGCGCCCACGGACACCATGATGGTTGACGACCTGATCGCGGACGATGAAAAGGTCGAGGTTCAGTTCCAACCACGATTGTCGGTCGACGGCATCGACATCGATGTGCAGAAATGCGAAACCGTGGTCGGCGGATTGAGCCCGGTTGAACCGGCGATCATTTTGGCTGACGCGGAGGACGACCGCATCGTGCTGTGCACACTGGCCGACCCGGCCGCGATTGGAATCATTCAGTTCTTGCTTCGTGGTGATTACCGAGACACGTTGCTGGATCACGCCACAGCGTCGCGATTGGCACTGGCCGCAGGTTCGATCGATTCGCTGATCCGAGTCGAATTGCCTCCGCAATTGGCTGGCCCCATCGTGCCGGCACCATGTGAGTTGGTGCTGCAAATGCGTCCGCGTCCCGGTGCGGGATTGAAGGTTTCGTTGCGGGTGCACGAGTCTCGACTGCGAGATTCGCTGGTCCCCGGGGACGCTCCCGAGTTGGTGCCGTGCTTGGCCGAAACCGGTCCGATCCGTTTGCAACGCGACTTGAAAGCCGAACTCGAAACCGCTGATAAAACGATCCAACGTTTTGGACTCAATCGGCTGTCTCACGAGAGCACGATGGAGTGGGTCGCCCTGACCGATCACGCCGCCTTGGATTTGCTGGGTCGTCTGCACGATGCCGGCGATGAAGCCCCGCGGATTGTTTGGCCCGAAGGCGAAACGTTCCGCGTGCGTGGCGAAATCACGCCGAAATCGTTGCGAATCAAAATCGATGACTCGCCGGATTGGTTCGGCATGACCGGCACCGTGACCGTCGATGGCGTCGATGTGCCACTGCAGGATTTGCTGATGGCGGTCCGTGAAGATCGACAGCTCGTTCGAGTTGGCGACCGCCGATTCGCGAAAATCAGCGAAGCGTTCCGCAAACGACTGACCCAACTGGGCGACACCTTGGTCAGCGAGAAGGGACAACTGCGTTTGGCGGGTGCCGCCGTGCCGTTGGCTCGCGATGTGTTGGGCGATGACGTGACGCTTGAAACCACCGCGACCTGGCACCAGGCAATTGAACGCCTTGATTCGCTTCAGGATTGGGCTCCTGATCGTCCGGAAGGCTTGGACGCCACGCTGCGGGACTACCAATTGGATGGTTACCGATGGTTGGCGCGCCTGAGCCGCTGGGGCGTCGGTGGCGTCCTGGCCGATGACATGGGTCTCGGTAAAACGGTCCAGACCCTGGGCATCTTGGTCGAACGTGGTCCCACCGGCCCCGCCTTGGTCGTGGCACCGACCAGTGTCGGTGAAAACTGGGTTCGGGAAGCCGAGAAGTTCACGCCCGCGTTGACCGGCAAACTGTACCGCGATTGCGACCGCGACGAAGTCATCAAAACCTCGGGGCCCAACGACCTGTTGATCGTCAGTTATCAACTGCTGCAACGCGATGCGAAACGATTTGCTTCGCGTGCCTGGCACACGTTGGTGCTCGACGAAGCTCAGTTCATCAAGAACTCACAGACAAAAACATCGCAAGCGATCCGAACGCTGCAAGCCGATTGGCGCCTGGGCCTGTCCGGCACGCCGCTGGAAAATCACCTGGGCGAATTGTGGAGTCTGTTCCGGACACTGAGCCCCGGTTTGCTCGGTTCTTGGCAACGATTCCGCAGCCGTTTCGCGGAACCGATCGAGCGACACAACGATGCGGACCGCCGCGAATCACTGGCTCGCTTGGTACGTCCGTTTGTGCTGCGTCGAACCAAAGACAAGGTGCTGAAAGAATTGCCACCACGCACCGAAATCACCCTTCGTGCGGAATTGTCGGTTCCCGAACGCAAGCTCTACGAAGACGCTCGCTTGGCTGCTCTGGCAGAACTCACCGCCGGCGGTGGTGCTCCATCGCACGAAGGGCGACGTCGCATTCAGACGCTGTCGTGGCTGACCCGACTGCGTCAGCTCGCCTGTCACCCAGCCCTGGTCGAACCCAGCTGGAAAGGCACCTCGTCGAAACTGCAACTGTTCTTGTCGCTGGTGGAAGAACTTCGCGAAGGCGATCACCGAGCACTCGTGTTCAGCCAATTCGTCAAACACCTCAGTGTCGTGCGAGCGGCTCTGGACGAACGCGGCATTTCCTATCAGTACCTCGACGGGGCCACGCCATCACACGAACGGCAACGCCGCGTTGACGCGTTCCAAAATGGCGAAGGCGATCTGTTCCTGATTTCGCTGAAAGCCGGTGGAACGGGGCTGAACCTGACCGCCGCGGATTACGTGTTGCACCTCGACCCGTGGTGGAACCCTGCGGTGGAAGACCAGGCGACTGACCGGGCTCACCGCATCGGACAGGAACGCGCGGTCACCGTGTATCGCTTGGTCGCCGAGCGAACGATCGAGGAGCAAATCCTTCAGCTCCACGCCGACAAACGCGAATTGGTGGCGGGCATTTTGGATGGCACCGATGCGGCTGCGAAATTGCAAACCCAGGATTTGATCGATCTGATCAAAGCCGAAATGAGCTGA
- a CDS encoding c-type cytochrome, with translation MKSLRSSTSARGFASTHAGNSLSRLLRTVTSSLVHLGALCGVLGLGQLQLANVSAAGLGVTPAEQFKVPEGFEVELLHEVAADSEGSWVSLTVDPKGRLIACDQSGGLFRIDMSSGAAKVEKLEIDFVGAQGLLCAFGSLYANVNARDQPCGLWRLTDTDGDDQYDKKEHIIPLNGGSEHGPHALLVTPDGKRIIMVAGNNTNLPEEIAHSRVPKVWDEDHLLGRMPDARGHNANRMAPGGFICSLNPDGSEVELIATGFRNPYDIALNRQGELFTYDADMEWDVGTPWYRPTRINHVISGSEFGWRNGTGKWPAYYPDSFGSAVDIGPGSPTGIVFGYGAKFPKKYENALFISDWSYGNIHAVHLTEDGSSYSGTYETFATAAPLPVTDLVIHPDGALYFAIGGRGTQSGLYRIKYTGDIAAANAAEEAIALSDEAKQLRELRQSIEALHVDDEDLSISVDDAIQLAIENLSHDDRAIRFAARIALEHRSPAAWKATVLKQSDSEAKILGVVALARTGEKADQAAAVQALASIDLETLTASEKIDFLRAAGLVAMRLGDFDDAQRNALVGKIQGQFPSGVDSLDRELAIMAIYLNVPGSTAAVVAALEDSPSQESQIHYAMALRAAKEGWNLDLRRQYLAWFNEMATARGGMSFGGFLDNIKKVTVDGLSDADKKSLADVLAKPKQTDEAPAGPPREFVKEWKVEDLVEVVSDEGHRPDFANGKAMFAAATCYKCHRMGLQGGILGPDLTSAGGKYSPHDMLVSIIEPSKVISDQYGSTQFLTEDGDIITGRVINMHGNVLNVMTNMLDPSSLAQVDRESVIQTRESQVSMMPNGLLDTLTAEEIADLVAYLRAGGNAQHAIYTQPVATR, from the coding sequence ATGAAATCCCTCCGTTCTTCCACGTCAGCTCGCGGTTTCGCGAGCACGCACGCGGGAAACTCGTTGTCCCGGCTGCTTCGCACGGTCACATCGTCCCTCGTCCATCTGGGCGCCCTGTGTGGCGTTCTCGGGTTGGGCCAACTTCAACTTGCAAACGTTTCGGCCGCTGGCTTGGGCGTCACTCCCGCCGAGCAATTCAAAGTCCCCGAGGGCTTCGAAGTCGAATTGCTGCACGAAGTCGCCGCTGACTCCGAAGGCTCGTGGGTCAGCCTGACCGTCGATCCCAAAGGCCGACTGATTGCCTGCGACCAATCTGGCGGTCTGTTCCGGATCGACATGAGCTCGGGCGCAGCCAAGGTTGAAAAACTCGAGATCGATTTCGTCGGTGCCCAAGGGTTGCTGTGTGCGTTCGGCTCGCTGTACGCCAACGTCAACGCTCGCGACCAACCCTGCGGCCTGTGGCGTTTGACGGACACCGATGGCGACGATCAATACGACAAAAAGGAACACATCATTCCGCTCAATGGCGGCAGTGAGCACGGCCCGCACGCGCTGCTCGTGACCCCCGATGGCAAACGCATCATCATGGTCGCAGGCAACAACACCAACCTGCCCGAAGAAATCGCTCATTCGCGAGTGCCCAAGGTTTGGGACGAAGATCACCTGCTCGGTCGGATGCCCGATGCTCGCGGTCACAACGCCAACCGCATGGCGCCCGGTGGATTCATCTGCTCGCTGAACCCCGATGGCAGCGAAGTGGAATTGATCGCGACCGGTTTCCGGAACCCCTATGACATCGCTCTGAACCGTCAAGGCGAACTGTTCACGTACGACGCGGACATGGAATGGGACGTCGGCACGCCTTGGTATCGCCCCACACGGATCAACCACGTGATCAGTGGTTCCGAATTTGGATGGCGAAACGGCACCGGCAAATGGCCTGCCTACTACCCGGATTCGTTTGGCTCGGCCGTCGACATCGGACCTGGTTCCCCAACTGGCATCGTGTTCGGTTACGGAGCCAAGTTCCCGAAGAAGTATGAGAACGCGCTGTTCATTTCCGATTGGAGTTACGGCAACATCCACGCGGTTCATTTGACCGAAGATGGCTCGAGCTACAGCGGCACCTACGAAACCTTCGCCACCGCAGCACCACTGCCCGTGACCGACTTGGTCATTCACCCCGACGGTGCGTTGTACTTCGCGATTGGCGGACGAGGCACGCAAAGCGGTTTGTACCGGATCAAATACACCGGTGACATCGCCGCCGCCAACGCTGCGGAAGAAGCCATCGCTTTGTCAGACGAAGCCAAGCAGCTTCGTGAATTGCGTCAAAGCATCGAAGCCCTGCACGTCGATGACGAAGATCTGTCCATCAGTGTTGATGACGCCATCCAGTTGGCGATTGAAAACCTGAGCCACGATGACCGTGCGATTCGCTTCGCCGCTCGCATCGCTTTGGAACACCGCTCGCCAGCGGCTTGGAAAGCAACCGTGCTGAAGCAATCCGACAGTGAAGCCAAGATTCTCGGCGTCGTCGCCTTGGCTCGCACCGGTGAAAAAGCCGATCAAGCGGCCGCCGTCCAAGCGTTGGCTTCGATCGACTTGGAGACACTCACCGCCAGCGAAAAGATCGACTTCCTGCGTGCGGCTGGTTTGGTCGCAATGCGGTTGGGTGACTTCGATGATGCTCAGCGAAACGCGTTGGTCGGCAAGATCCAAGGCCAGTTCCCATCGGGCGTCGATTCGCTGGACCGCGAATTGGCAATCATGGCGATCTACTTGAATGTTCCCGGTTCGACCGCCGCCGTGGTGGCTGCCCTGGAAGATTCGCCCAGCCAAGAGAGCCAGATTCACTACGCGATGGCGTTGCGAGCGGCCAAAGAAGGCTGGAACTTGGATCTGCGTCGCCAGTACTTGGCGTGGTTCAATGAAATGGCAACCGCGCGGGGTGGGATGTCGTTTGGTGGCTTCTTGGACAACATCAAGAAGGTCACCGTCGATGGCTTGTCCGACGCCGACAAAAAATCGCTCGCCGATGTGCTTGCCAAACCCAAACAAACGGATGAGGCTCCCGCCGGGCCGCCTCGTGAATTCGTCAAGGAATGGAAGGTCGAAGATTTGGTCGAGGTTGTCAGTGATGAAGGGCACCGCCCTGACTTTGCGAACGGCAAAGCCATGTTCGCCGCCGCGACGTGCTACAAGTGTCACCGCATGGGGTTGCAGGGCGGTATCCTCGGTCCTGATTTGACCAGTGCCGGTGGCAAGTACAGCCCTCATGACATGTTGGTTTCGATCATCGAACCCAGCAAAGTCATCAGCGACCAGTATGGTTCCACTCAGTTCTTGACCGAAGACGGTGACATCATCACCGGTCGCGTGATCAACATGCACGGCAATGTCTTGAACGTGATGACCAACATGTTGGACCCATCGTCGTTGGCTCAAGTGGACCGCGAAAGCGTCATCCAAACGCGAGAATCCCAAGTCAGCATGATGCCCAACGGTTTGTTGGACACCCTGACGGCCGAAGAGATCGCTGACTTGGTGGCGTACTTGCGAGCCGGCGGCAACGCCCAGCACGCGATCTACACGCAACCTGTTGCCACGCGATAG